A part of Acidobacteriota bacterium genomic DNA contains:
- a CDS encoding DUF2089 family protein: MQGQLPKSCPSCGVGLRVAQLACPGCETLVSGNYPLPALARLSDDDQQFALSFILSSGSLKQMARLYGVSYPTVRNRLDDLISLLSDAMEAPDGNEVKDGE, from the coding sequence ATGCAAGGACAGCTACCCAAGTCCTGCCCCAGTTGCGGAGTCGGCCTGCGCGTGGCCCAGCTTGCCTGCCCGGGCTGTGAGACCCTGGTAAGCGGGAACTACCCGCTGCCCGCGCTCGCCCGTCTCTCCGACGACGACCAGCAGTTCGCCCTGTCATTCATATTGAGCAGCGGGAGCCTCAAGCAGATGGCCAGGCTCTACGGGGTATCCTATCCGACCGTTCGCAACCGGCTGGACGATCTGATTTCCCTGCTGAGCGATGCCATGGAGGCTCCCGACGGAAATGAGGTGAAAGATGGAGAATAG